A single genomic interval of Saccharothrix saharensis harbors:
- a CDS encoding RHS repeat-associated core domain-containing protein — MGTVAALVISLAVSTASTAPTAAAAGGPSVQPPSASPVPVGSVGQGSRGTEKDEAAQSARRGDQSGLPTSLPGEGTYSATSLSQSGKWDVAGQTGDFTWSYPLRVPPSAGGLVPSLGLGYSSSAVDGLTSATNNQASWVGDGWALWPGFVERTYGSCQTDLPGDPKLNPGDLCWKSDNATLSLNGSQTALIRDDVSGVWKPKNDNGSRVERLTEPGRNADNDGEHWKVTTTDGTQYFFGYRAGANSTWTVPVYGDDTDEPCHRANDFAGSWCDQGYRFQLDKVVSPNGDVMTYDYGTEGNKYGQNKNTRAGQYVRGGWLKNIQYGLRDDTPDLAATGRVVFEEAERCVPGSGCDPNNAGHRANFPDVPLELKCDGTSCDKTWSPSFWTTKRLGRIRTEVRDGGGYRTVDSWALRHEFPYPNDNGKPALWLAGITHTGHDGGALSLPEVTFEGVRKPNRVVKNGDGASFLIRFRIGAIVSESGAVTSVNYAERNCDENTVITPESNALRCFPAKWSAPGIDERTDLFHKYVVASVSNTDWIGSDLSSETSYEYVGGAAWHYDESEFTRDEDKTWNQFRGYGKVIVRTGRSSDAPRTRTKVATTFYRGMNGDKGKPPVKVTDSENGSVDDHNWLNGVERESITYLGDTDEVVGKTISEPYWRNAPTAKRGVFEARIVREGTTRSFTMLADGRKQETKSQAHYQDEDPTAMVWRVHDFGDVAKADDDRCTTTSYARNTDKWLMALPSEVDVVAVACGAPATFPQHAIANDRTTYDDRGNVTSTQALKARPAADRFEHVTTSRVKAEDIDKHGRALKVADALGKVTTAEFTPAVGGPVTRKKSTNPLGFAITTTSNPATGATVKAVDVNGRVTESAYDPLGRLTQVWLPGRARNGDNGNKKFAYKISRTEPNVVTTRVLGPKGVDLPETKQILDGQLRPRQTQRKTDGGRLLTETRYDTHGRAFLETAPFFTSGDVDDKLWVASNSEAIPPHTVTEFDGAGRPTAEIFKAPTEKWRTTTTYGGNWVKVTPPAGGVPTTTLFDARGQTLERRTDAPDSSHDTTTYGYTAAGRLSEVKDPENNVWRNEYDLLGRLTVQHDPDRGTTRKTYDDLGRLVTTEDALGTVLRATYDDLGRPTLTEQVFPDRTEKRSETTYDTVANGKGLPATATRWSGTTAYTSSVLSYDRAGRPAATQVVIPDSEQDRQIAGTYVTTTRYNADGSLQSTGLPAVGVRGTPGFLDSETVLHEYDDLGRIRKTSGGPGNVGPFDYVTDTQYTSYGEPQQFRFGDEGKHSWVTMIYEPDTRRPERTIVDTQTSAPMQADVNYTYNPAGLMTSIVDQTLGQQADVQCFSYDHLQRLTSAWTPAKTAQPCAGEPSTGNLAGPAQYWQSFTYDKVGNRLTDTRHEAQGDTVRTYGKAGGHRMQSVSTAGPGLAAARVDEPGYDAAGNTVSRRTPSGATQQLDWDAEGRLAKVTEGTKVTEFVHGATGERFIRREPGSTTVYLGGQELQVKGTVKTATRYYSHGGRVVAARSGDRLDYVATDHQGTVNASVEVSSLKTERRRQLPFGGPRGPQGNFVGDRGFVGGTVDSSAGFTTLGARQYDPDTGRFLSVDPIGDFSDPQQLHGYSYAANSPISKSDPSGLLATPCVIDGPCANPRGDVPATTPRRPSAPLPKWVLDTQPARSRSSQGLPIPVGASPAHQIAITQRNLAEAAMMDICNAPNSDPIKAPFQCMVARGRFEAAGEAYDELLAKDRTAASNKAFGEKIKNALGDSVPVALCVISGALGSCMRPSGTTMGACGAAGVSAIVGITAEGCVVADDKGIGVVYDIKLGIDASMGVSAGLGSKIMRGGIEKQKNHPGEYAEIPFGRGEVEVGTSGGKLHSLGVYGGAHARAQIPGIGHRQLPSGGFDHSNAHRIVDVPNFCRYCQAASDRVMGWFK; from the coding sequence ATGGGAACGGTCGCGGCGCTGGTGATCTCGCTGGCCGTCTCGACCGCATCGACCGCGCCGACCGCGGCGGCGGCCGGTGGCCCGTCGGTCCAACCACCGAGCGCGTCACCGGTCCCGGTCGGTTCCGTCGGGCAGGGCAGCCGCGGCACGGAGAAGGACGAGGCCGCGCAGTCCGCGCGGCGCGGGGACCAGAGCGGCCTGCCCACGTCACTGCCCGGTGAGGGCACCTACTCGGCCACGTCCCTGAGCCAGTCCGGCAAGTGGGACGTGGCCGGGCAGACCGGCGACTTCACCTGGTCCTACCCGCTCAGGGTGCCGCCCTCCGCGGGCGGGCTGGTGCCGTCACTCGGGTTGGGCTACTCCTCCAGCGCGGTCGACGGGTTGACCAGCGCGACCAACAACCAGGCTTCGTGGGTCGGTGACGGGTGGGCCCTGTGGCCCGGTTTCGTCGAGCGGACCTACGGCAGCTGCCAGACCGACCTGCCCGGCGACCCCAAGCTGAACCCCGGCGATCTCTGCTGGAAGAGCGACAACGCGACCCTGTCGCTCAACGGCAGTCAGACGGCGCTGATCCGCGATGACGTCTCGGGCGTGTGGAAACCGAAGAACGACAACGGGTCGCGCGTCGAGCGGCTCACCGAACCGGGTCGCAACGCCGACAACGACGGTGAGCACTGGAAGGTCACCACCACCGACGGGACGCAGTACTTCTTCGGCTACCGCGCGGGTGCGAACTCGACCTGGACCGTCCCCGTGTACGGCGACGACACGGACGAGCCGTGCCACCGGGCGAACGACTTCGCCGGTTCCTGGTGCGACCAGGGGTACCGCTTCCAACTGGACAAGGTCGTCAGCCCCAACGGCGACGTGATGACCTACGACTACGGCACCGAGGGGAACAAGTACGGCCAGAACAAGAACACCCGCGCGGGCCAGTACGTCCGCGGCGGCTGGCTGAAGAACATCCAGTACGGCCTGCGCGACGACACCCCCGACCTCGCCGCGACCGGCCGGGTGGTGTTCGAGGAGGCCGAGCGGTGCGTGCCCGGCTCGGGCTGCGACCCGAACAACGCGGGGCACCGGGCCAACTTCCCGGACGTCCCGCTCGAGCTGAAGTGCGACGGCACCTCGTGCGACAAGACGTGGTCACCGTCGTTCTGGACCACCAAGCGGCTCGGCAGGATCCGGACCGAGGTCCGTGACGGCGGCGGCTACCGCACGGTCGACTCGTGGGCGCTGCGCCACGAGTTCCCCTACCCCAACGACAACGGCAAGCCCGCGCTGTGGCTCGCGGGCATCACGCACACCGGCCACGACGGTGGTGCCCTGTCGTTGCCGGAGGTGACCTTCGAGGGCGTCCGCAAACCCAACCGGGTCGTGAAGAACGGTGACGGGGCCTCGTTCCTCATCCGGTTCCGCATCGGCGCCATCGTCTCGGAGTCGGGCGCGGTGACCTCGGTGAACTACGCCGAGCGCAACTGCGACGAGAACACCGTGATCACGCCGGAGTCGAACGCGCTGCGGTGCTTCCCGGCGAAGTGGTCGGCACCGGGGATCGACGAACGCACCGACCTGTTCCACAAGTACGTGGTCGCCTCGGTGTCCAACACGGACTGGATCGGCAGCGACCTGAGCAGCGAGACCAGTTACGAGTACGTCGGCGGCGCGGCCTGGCACTACGACGAGTCCGAGTTCACCCGCGACGAGGACAAGACGTGGAACCAGTTCCGCGGCTACGGCAAGGTCATCGTCCGCACCGGCAGGAGTTCCGACGCCCCGCGGACGCGGACCAAGGTGGCCACGACGTTCTACCGGGGCATGAACGGTGACAAGGGCAAGCCGCCCGTGAAGGTCACCGACTCCGAGAACGGGTCCGTGGACGACCACAACTGGCTCAACGGCGTCGAACGCGAGTCGATCACCTACCTCGGGGACACGGACGAGGTGGTCGGCAAGACCATCAGCGAGCCGTACTGGCGGAACGCGCCGACCGCGAAGCGCGGCGTGTTCGAGGCCAGGATCGTCCGCGAGGGCACCACGAGGTCGTTCACGATGCTCGCGGACGGCCGCAAGCAGGAAACGAAGAGCCAGGCCCACTACCAGGACGAAGACCCGACCGCGATGGTCTGGCGGGTCCACGACTTCGGTGACGTGGCCAAGGCCGACGACGACCGGTGCACCACGACGTCGTACGCCCGCAACACCGACAAGTGGCTGATGGCGTTGCCGTCCGAGGTGGATGTGGTCGCGGTCGCCTGCGGCGCTCCGGCGACCTTCCCGCAGCACGCGATCGCCAACGACCGCACGACCTACGACGACCGCGGCAACGTGACCTCGACGCAGGCGCTCAAGGCACGCCCGGCCGCCGACCGGTTCGAGCACGTCACGACATCGAGGGTCAAGGCCGAGGACATCGACAAGCACGGCCGCGCGCTCAAGGTCGCGGACGCGCTGGGGAAGGTCACCACCGCGGAGTTCACGCCGGCGGTCGGCGGTCCGGTCACGCGGAAGAAGTCCACGAACCCGCTGGGGTTCGCCATCACCACGACCTCGAACCCGGCCACGGGGGCGACGGTCAAGGCGGTGGACGTCAACGGGCGGGTCACGGAGTCCGCGTACGACCCGCTCGGCCGGCTGACCCAGGTGTGGCTGCCGGGACGGGCCCGCAACGGGGACAACGGCAACAAGAAGTTCGCCTACAAGATCTCCAGGACCGAACCGAACGTGGTGACCACCCGCGTGCTCGGCCCGAAGGGCGTCGACCTGCCCGAGACGAAGCAGATCCTGGACGGGCAGCTCCGGCCGCGGCAGACCCAGCGCAAGACCGACGGCGGCCGGTTGCTGACGGAGACCCGGTACGACACGCACGGGCGAGCGTTCCTAGAGACCGCGCCGTTCTTCACCTCCGGCGACGTGGACGACAAGCTGTGGGTGGCGTCGAACTCCGAGGCGATCCCGCCTCACACCGTCACCGAGTTCGACGGGGCGGGCCGCCCGACCGCCGAGATCTTCAAGGCGCCCACCGAGAAGTGGCGGACCACGACGACCTACGGCGGCAACTGGGTCAAGGTGACCCCACCGGCCGGTGGAGTACCCACCACCACCTTGTTCGACGCGCGTGGGCAGACCCTCGAACGCCGGACCGACGCGCCGGACTCCTCGCACGACACCACGACCTACGGCTACACCGCCGCCGGTCGGTTGAGCGAGGTGAAGGACCCGGAGAACAACGTCTGGCGCAACGAGTACGACCTGCTCGGCCGGCTGACCGTCCAGCACGACCCGGACCGGGGCACCACGCGCAAGACCTACGACGACCTCGGCCGGCTGGTCACGACCGAGGACGCGCTGGGCACCGTCCTGCGGGCCACGTACGACGACCTCGGCCGTCCGACGCTGACCGAGCAGGTCTTCCCCGATCGGACGGAGAAGCGCTCGGAGACCACCTACGACACGGTCGCCAACGGGAAGGGACTCCCCGCCACGGCCACGCGCTGGTCGGGCACCACCGCGTACACCAGCTCCGTGCTGTCCTACGACCGGGCGGGCCGGCCCGCCGCCACCCAGGTGGTGATCCCGGACTCGGAGCAGGACCGGCAGATCGCGGGGACGTACGTCACCACCACGCGGTACAACGCGGACGGCAGCTTGCAGAGCACCGGGTTGCCGGCGGTCGGGGTGCGGGGCACGCCCGGCTTCCTCGATTCGGAGACGGTCCTGCACGAGTACGACGACCTCGGCCGCATCCGCAAGACCTCCGGCGGCCCGGGCAACGTCGGACCGTTCGACTACGTCACGGACACGCAGTACACGAGCTACGGTGAGCCGCAGCAGTTCCGGTTCGGCGACGAGGGCAAGCACTCGTGGGTGACCATGATCTACGAGCCGGACACCCGTCGTCCGGAACGGACCATCGTGGACACCCAGACCTCGGCGCCGATGCAAGCGGACGTCAACTACACCTACAACCCCGCAGGGCTGATGACGTCCATCGTGGACCAGACCCTGGGGCAGCAGGCGGACGTCCAGTGCTTCTCCTACGACCACTTGCAGCGGTTGACCTCGGCGTGGACGCCGGCGAAGACCGCACAACCGTGTGCGGGGGAACCGTCCACCGGGAACCTGGCGGGCCCGGCGCAGTACTGGCAGTCGTTCACCTACGACAAGGTGGGCAACCGGTTGACCGACACCCGGCACGAAGCGCAGGGCGACACCGTCCGCACCTACGGCAAGGCCGGCGGGCACCGGATGCAGTCGGTGTCCACGGCCGGACCCGGCCTCGCCGCGGCGCGGGTCGACGAACCCGGCTACGACGCCGCGGGGAACACGGTCAGCCGCAGGACGCCCTCAGGCGCCACCCAGCAGCTCGACTGGGACGCCGAGGGCCGGCTGGCCAAGGTCACCGAGGGCACGAAGGTCACCGAGTTCGTCCACGGCGCCACCGGAGAACGCTTCATCCGCCGTGAACCGGGCAGCACCACCGTGTACCTGGGTGGCCAGGAACTCCAGGTGAAGGGCACGGTCAAGACCGCGACCCGGTACTACTCGCACGGTGGCCGGGTCGTGGCCGCACGATCCGGCGACAGGCTCGACTACGTCGCCACCGACCACCAGGGCACCGTGAACGCGTCCGTCGAGGTCAGCTCGCTCAAGACCGAACGCAGGCGGCAGTTGCCGTTCGGCGGGCCGCGCGGACCCCAGGGGAACTTCGTCGGCGACCGGGGTTTCGTCGGCGGGACCGTCGACTCCTCCGCGGGGTTCACGACCCTGGGCGCCCGGCAGTACGACCCGGACACCGGCCGGTTCCTGTCCGTGGACCCGATCGGCGACTTCTCGGACCCGCAGCAGCTCCACGGGTACTCCTACGCGGCCAACAGCCCGATCAGCAAGAGCGACCCGTCCGGCCTGCTCGCGACCCCGTGCGTGATCGACGGTCCGTGCGCCAACCCCAGGGGCGACGTGCCGGCCACCACCCCGCGACGGCCCAGCGCACCTCTGCCGAAGTGGGTGCTCGACACGCAGCCGGCGCGATCGCGGTCGAGCCAGGGCCTGCCCATCCCCGTCGGGGCGAGCCCCGCACACCAGATCGCGATCACGCAGCGGAACCTCGCCGAGGCGGCGATGATGGACATCTGCAACGCTCCGAACAGCGACCCGATCAAGGCACCCTTCCAGTGCATGGTGGCGCGGGGCAGGTTCGAGGCGGCCGGCGAGGCTTATGACGAGCTCCTGGCCAAGGATCGAACCGCGGCGAGCAACAAAGCCTTCGGGGAGAAGATCAAGAACGCGCTCGGCGACAGCGTGCCGGTCGCCCTGTGCGTGATCTCCGGGGCACTGGGGTCTTGCATGCGGCCGTCCGGAACCACCATGGGAGCATGCGGCGCGGCGGGTGTTTCGGCCATCGTGGGGATCACCGCGGAGGGATGCGTGGTCGCGGACGACAAGGGGATCGGCGTCGTCTACGACATCAAACTCGGTATCGACGCCAGCATGGGCGTCAGCGCCGGGCTCGGTAGCAAGATCATGAGAGGCGGTATCGAGAAGCAGAAGAACCACCCCGGTGAGTACGCCGAGATCCCCTTCGGTCGTGGTGAGGTGGAGGTGGGCACGAGCGGCGGCAAGCTCCATTCGCTCGGGGTGTACGGCGGTGCCCACGCTCGAGCCCAGATCCCGGGGATCGGCCACCGGCAGTTGCCATCCGGCGGGTTCGACCACTCGAACGCACACCGCATCGTCGACGTGCCGAACTTCTGTCGCTACTGCCAAGCCGCGAGCGATCGCGTGATGGGCTGGTTCAAGTAG
- a CDS encoding AfsR/SARP family transcriptional regulator: MTAKTTLPAVHVRVLGTVSVDVDGKPVPLGGTKPKTLLAGLLAKVGTAVGTAELVDLIWGPRPPASARAMVQTYVSTLRSALRKAGAPELVVADAAGYRIVLGAARYDLRELEDAVRTARGLLTGGEFEQAAALLRAAADLWRGPAFGGLGDGFLRAEAERLDELRLAALELRITAEIECGHHEQLIPELRGLTAQHPLRESFWASLLLGLGGSGQQSAALAAYERIRTALREEFGASPGPRLREAYEKVLREELRPAARSAAEVPRQLPADLASFAGRTADLAALDGLLPAPGASAPRVIALVGPGGIGKTALAVHWAHRARDQFPDGQLFVDLRGYDAVSPVSPEQAVTRFLRAVGVSAQRVPATLDEQVGLYRSLLAGKRVMLVLDNVASAEQVRPLLPTDPGCLALVTSRSDLRGMTVLNDVHVRCLDVLTAGDSRDLLVELCGRDLVGAEPVAADRLAVLCGHLPLALRIAAANLRGRRYTRISEYVAALREDRLAELAIHDDPAVAVRATFHLSYAALDPEARRLFRLLGRAPGADFTQAAAVALAGAEAGVRRSLDRLVSASLLNRCPGGRYQFHDLIREYAAYLARTEDLPEPSRAADTRLFDHYLANASAASSFFCVTAQRVRRRVSAEPNPFENGGVAIDWLDAERMNLVAAVEHAASDPATRRYCGWFTDSLRGYFAARGHGADGLAVAAATLAAASGSGDPQAEVSAHSLRGLISYNLSDYHQAAAEHALALAANERRPDPAAEVECHHNLGRVHAQLGRPREAMLHHERALAIAKAVGDEVIAAREVNYIGVAHLSLGDIDEATRCHAEALDVSERHGDVIVRLPALNGLGLAHWTAGRLTEAAERHQECVELCGRWGLWHNLAASLVCLAETCCDLGRYAEAATHAREALERGRRIGERRHEASALEIIATVRLRQGEVEESIRDYLDALALASKIGFRYAEVSTLIGLAAAHRTAGRSDEAVLHVRRALSRMDETGMEVLRGVALVELAAGELARGDLEEAAARVTRALEITVGAGQRLNEARARAVLGRVRHAEGDVAAAAEQWRVAVEIFTEIGAPEADEVTALPE; this comes from the coding sequence ATGACGGCGAAGACGACGCTGCCCGCTGTCCACGTCCGCGTGCTCGGAACCGTCTCCGTCGACGTCGACGGGAAGCCCGTACCGCTCGGTGGCACGAAGCCCAAGACGCTCCTGGCGGGACTGCTGGCCAAGGTGGGCACCGCGGTCGGTACGGCCGAACTCGTCGACTTGATCTGGGGGCCCCGTCCGCCCGCCTCGGCGAGGGCGATGGTCCAGACGTACGTGTCCACGCTGCGGAGCGCGTTGCGCAAGGCCGGTGCGCCTGAGCTCGTCGTCGCGGACGCGGCCGGCTACCGGATCGTCCTCGGGGCGGCCCGCTACGACCTGCGGGAGTTGGAGGACGCCGTCCGGACCGCACGTGGTCTGCTCACCGGGGGCGAGTTCGAGCAGGCCGCCGCACTCCTGCGCGCCGCCGCCGACCTGTGGCGCGGACCTGCGTTCGGCGGGCTCGGGGACGGCTTCCTGCGCGCCGAGGCCGAACGGCTCGACGAACTGCGGCTGGCCGCGCTGGAATTGCGGATCACGGCCGAGATCGAATGCGGCCACCACGAGCAGCTCATCCCGGAGCTGCGCGGGTTGACCGCACAGCACCCGCTGCGGGAGTCGTTCTGGGCCTCGCTGCTGCTCGGGCTCGGCGGCTCGGGGCAGCAGTCCGCGGCGCTCGCGGCCTACGAGCGGATCCGCACCGCTCTGCGGGAGGAGTTCGGCGCGAGCCCCGGACCGCGGTTGCGGGAGGCGTACGAGAAGGTGCTCCGAGAGGAGCTGCGGCCCGCGGCGCGATCCGCCGCCGAAGTGCCGAGGCAACTGCCCGCCGACCTGGCGAGCTTCGCCGGCCGCACGGCGGACCTCGCCGCGCTCGACGGCCTGCTGCCCGCGCCGGGGGCGTCCGCGCCCCGCGTCATCGCACTGGTGGGGCCGGGCGGGATCGGCAAGACCGCACTCGCCGTGCACTGGGCGCACCGGGCGCGTGACCAGTTCCCGGATGGCCAGCTGTTCGTCGACCTGCGCGGTTACGACGCCGTGTCACCGGTTTCCCCGGAACAGGCGGTCACCAGGTTCCTGCGCGCGGTCGGGGTGTCGGCGCAACGCGTCCCCGCGACGCTGGACGAGCAGGTCGGCCTGTACCGCTCCCTGCTGGCAGGCAAGCGGGTGATGCTGGTGCTGGACAACGTGGCGAGCGCCGAGCAGGTTCGGCCGCTGCTGCCGACCGATCCCGGCTGTCTCGCCCTCGTGACCAGCCGCAGCGACCTCCGCGGCATGACCGTGCTGAACGACGTGCACGTCCGCTGCCTCGATGTGCTGACCGCCGGGGATTCCCGGGACCTGCTGGTCGAGCTGTGCGGTCGCGACCTCGTCGGTGCGGAGCCCGTCGCGGCCGACCGGCTCGCCGTGCTGTGCGGGCACCTGCCGCTCGCCCTGCGCATCGCCGCCGCGAACCTGCGGGGCCGCCGGTACACCCGGATCTCCGAGTACGTGGCGGCCCTGCGCGAGGACCGGCTCGCCGAGCTCGCCATCCACGACGACCCGGCGGTCGCCGTACGAGCCACGTTCCACCTGTCGTACGCAGCACTCGACCCGGAGGCGCGGCGGCTGTTCCGCCTGCTCGGCCGGGCACCGGGAGCCGATTTCACCCAGGCCGCCGCAGTGGCGCTCGCCGGCGCGGAGGCCGGTGTCCGGCGGTCACTCGACCGGCTCGTCTCGGCGAGCCTGCTCAACCGGTGCCCTGGCGGCCGGTACCAGTTCCACGACCTGATCCGCGAGTACGCGGCCTACCTCGCACGGACGGAAGACCTCCCGGAGCCGTCGCGTGCCGCCGACACCCGCTTGTTCGACCACTACTTGGCGAACGCCTCCGCCGCGTCCTCGTTCTTCTGCGTCACCGCCCAGCGCGTCCGGCGGAGGGTGAGCGCCGAACCGAACCCGTTCGAGAACGGCGGGGTCGCGATCGACTGGTTGGACGCCGAGCGGATGAACCTGGTGGCCGCGGTGGAGCACGCCGCTTCCGACCCCGCGACACGGCGCTACTGCGGCTGGTTCACCGACTCGCTGCGCGGCTACTTCGCCGCGCGGGGGCACGGAGCCGACGGGCTCGCCGTGGCCGCGGCGACGCTGGCCGCCGCGAGTGGATCCGGCGATCCCCAGGCCGAGGTCTCCGCGCACTCGCTGCGCGGCTTGATCTCCTACAACCTGAGCGACTACCACCAGGCCGCTGCCGAGCACGCGTTGGCGCTCGCGGCGAACGAGCGGCGACCGGACCCGGCCGCCGAGGTCGAGTGCCACCACAACCTCGGTCGGGTGCACGCCCAGCTCGGCAGACCCCGCGAAGCCATGCTGCACCACGAGCGCGCGTTGGCCATCGCGAAGGCCGTGGGCGACGAGGTCATCGCGGCCAGGGAGGTCAACTACATCGGTGTCGCGCACCTGTCGCTCGGCGACATCGACGAGGCGACCCGGTGCCACGCGGAGGCGCTGGACGTCAGCGAGCGCCACGGCGACGTGATCGTGCGGCTGCCCGCGCTGAACGGCCTGGGTCTCGCCCACTGGACCGCCGGACGTCTGACCGAGGCCGCCGAACGCCACCAGGAGTGCGTCGAGCTGTGCGGTCGCTGGGGTCTGTGGCACAACCTCGCCGCCTCGCTCGTGTGCCTGGCGGAGACTTGCTGCGACCTCGGTCGGTACGCCGAGGCGGCGACCCACGCCCGCGAAGCGCTGGAGCGCGGCAGGCGGATCGGCGAGCGCAGGCACGAGGCCAGCGCCCTGGAGATCATCGCCACGGTCCGCCTGCGACAGGGCGAGGTCGAGGAGAGCATCCGCGACTACCTGGACGCGCTCGCCCTCGCGTCGAAGATCGGCTTCCGCTACGCCGAGGTGTCGACCCTCATCGGGCTCGCCGCCGCCCACCGCACCGCCGGCCGCTCGGACGAAGCCGTGCTGCACGTCCGGCGCGCCCTGTCCAGGATGGATGAGACCGGCATGGAGGTGCTCCGGGGAGTGGCGCTGGTCGAACTCGCCGCCGGTGAGCTCGCCCGCGGTGACCTGGAGGAGGCGGCGGCGCGGGTCACCCGGGCGTTGGAGATCACGGTCGGGGCGGGCCAGCGGCTCAACGAGGCTCGGGCGCGCGCGGTGCTGGGCCGGGTCCGGCACGCGGAAGGGGACGTTGCCGCCGCCGCCGAGCAGTGGCGCGTGGCAGTGGAGATCTTCACCGAGATCGGCGCCCCGGAAGCCGACGAGGTCACCGCGTTGCCGGAGTGA
- a CDS encoding epoxide hydrolase family protein produces the protein MTNTEIRPFRIQVTQAELDDLTGRLDRTRLPQPAPGDTWEHGTPNHYLREAVTAWRAFDWRAAERRINAHPHFVTRIQDQPIHFIHARSPHEDATPLLLAHTYPGSSVDYLDMIGTLTDPVAHGGRAEDAFHVVVPDAPGFGFSTPVTEPGWTTARVARAYDTLMRRLGYQRYGVHGSDHGAMVARELGVLAPRGFLGLHVLQLFSFPSGDPAEFERLQPHDHAGLEHMRWFQKVGGYTTMNAGRPQTIAAGLSDSPIGLLAYSELFNSFGNGTSLVPLDTILTEVSVNWFANAAAGMARSYHDNAAPTGQPAPINAAPTGVAVFADDFQTIKTFAERDNPTIVHWSRFDKGGHFAALEVPEILADDIRAFFTALR, from the coding sequence ATGACGAACACGGAGATCCGCCCCTTCCGCATCCAGGTCACGCAGGCCGAGCTGGACGACCTCACCGGTCGCCTCGACCGCACCCGCCTGCCACAACCGGCGCCGGGCGACACCTGGGAACACGGCACCCCCAACCACTACCTGCGGGAAGCCGTGACGGCATGGCGCGCGTTCGACTGGCGCGCCGCCGAGCGGCGCATCAACGCCCACCCGCACTTCGTCACCCGGATCCAGGACCAGCCGATCCACTTCATCCACGCCCGGTCACCGCACGAGGACGCGACACCGCTGCTGCTCGCGCACACCTACCCCGGCTCGTCGGTCGACTACCTCGACATGATCGGCACGCTCACCGACCCCGTCGCCCACGGCGGCCGCGCCGAGGACGCCTTCCACGTCGTCGTGCCGGACGCACCCGGCTTCGGCTTCTCCACCCCGGTCACCGAACCGGGCTGGACCACCGCCCGCGTGGCCCGCGCCTACGACACCCTCATGCGCCGCCTCGGCTACCAGCGCTACGGCGTCCACGGCTCCGACCACGGCGCGATGGTCGCCCGCGAACTCGGCGTCCTGGCCCCGCGGGGCTTCCTCGGCCTGCACGTGCTGCAACTGTTCTCCTTCCCCTCCGGCGACCCCGCCGAGTTCGAACGACTCCAACCCCACGACCACGCCGGCCTGGAGCACATGCGGTGGTTCCAGAAGGTCGGCGGCTACACCACCATGAACGCCGGCAGGCCCCAGACGATCGCGGCCGGGCTCAGCGACTCGCCGATCGGGCTGCTGGCCTACAGCGAGCTGTTCAACTCCTTCGGCAACGGCACGTCCCTGGTGCCCCTGGACACCATCCTCACCGAGGTGTCGGTCAACTGGTTCGCGAACGCCGCCGCCGGCATGGCCCGCTCCTACCACGACAACGCCGCCCCCACCGGGCAGCCCGCCCCGATCAACGCCGCCCCGACCGGCGTGGCCGTCTTCGCCGACGACTTCCAGACCATCAAGACCTTCGCGGAACGCGACAACCCGACCATCGTGCACTGGAGCCGCTTCGACAAAGGCGGCCACTTCGCCGCACTCGAAGTCCCCGAAATCCTGGCCGACGACATCCGGGCGTTCTTCACCGCACTGCGATGA
- a CDS encoding response regulator produces MISLLIVDDHPVVRDGLRGMFGADPRFEVLGEASDGAEAVTAGERLRPDVILMDLRMPGTDGVNAIRELAKRGVPSRVLVLTTYDTDSHVLPAIEAGATGYLLKDAPREELVRAVEAAARGQAVLSPTVATRLLGQVRRPAPAPLSQRELEVLELIARGSTNREAAKRLFISETTVKTHLLHVYAKLGVNDRAAAVAAAFSRGYLTAQD; encoded by the coding sequence TTGATCTCGCTGCTGATCGTCGACGACCACCCGGTGGTGCGGGACGGGCTGCGGGGCATGTTCGGCGCCGATCCGCGCTTCGAGGTGCTCGGCGAAGCCTCTGACGGCGCGGAGGCGGTCACGGCCGGGGAGCGGCTCCGCCCCGACGTGATCCTCATGGACCTGCGCATGCCCGGCACCGACGGGGTCAACGCCATCAGGGAGTTGGCGAAGCGGGGCGTGCCGTCGCGGGTGCTGGTGCTCACCACGTACGACACGGACAGCCACGTGCTGCCGGCCATCGAAGCCGGTGCCACCGGCTACCTGCTCAAGGACGCGCCGAGGGAGGAACTCGTCCGCGCGGTGGAGGCAGCGGCACGGGGGCAGGCGGTGCTCTCCCCCACCGTCGCGACCCGGCTCCTGGGGCAGGTGCGCAGACCGGCCCCGGCGCCGCTGTCGCAGCGCGAGCTGGAGGTCTTGGAGCTGATCGCCCGCGGCTCGACGAACCGCGAGGCGGCGAAGCGGTTGTTCATCAGCGAGACGACGGTCAAGACCCACCTGCTGCACGTGTACGCCAAGCTGGGCGTCAACGACCGGGCAGCCGCCGTGGCCGCCGCGTTCTCCCGGGGCTACCTGACAGCGCAGGACTGA